GGGCCGCGGGCGCACGGGATGCGGCCACCAGAACCAGCGGCCGAGCAGCGCGGCGATGGACGGCGTCATGAACGAGCGCACGATCAGGGTGTCGAACAGCAGGCCCAGGCCGATGGTGGTGCCGATCTGACCGATGATCTGCAGATCGCTGAACACGAACAGCGACATCGTCACGGCGAAGACCATGCCGGCGGCGGTCACCACCCCGCCGGTGCCGGCCATCGCGCGGATGATTCCGGTGTTCAAGCCGGCGCCGATTTCCTCTTTGAGCCGCGAGATCAGCAACAGGTTGTAGTCCGAGCCCACCGCCAGCAACAGCATGACCGACATCGCCAACACCAGCCAGTACAAATCCTTGCCGAGAATGTCCTGCCAGAGCAGCACGGACAGGCCGAACGAGGAGCCCAGGGACAGCAGCACCGTCCCCACGATGACCGCGGCGGCGATCAGGCTGCGGGTGACGATCATCATGATGATCATGATGAGACTGATCGCGGCCACGGCGGCGATCAGCAGATCGTAGGTGGCGCCCTCTTGCAGGTCTTTGAACGTCGCGGCGACGCCGCCGATGGCGATCGCGGCGCCCTGCATGGGAGTTCCCTTCATCGCCTCTCTTGCCGCCTGCTGGATCGGTTCGACGCGCGTGATGCCCTCGGGCGTCGCGGGATCGCCGTCCAGGGAGACGATGAAGCGGGCGGCCTTGCCGTCCGGCGACAAGAACATGCTCAGGCCGCGCTTGAAATCCGGATTGTCGAAGGCCGACTGGGGCAGGTAGAACGAATCGTCCACCTGGGCGGCGTCAAAGTCCCGGGCCATCGCGCCGGGATCTTTGCTGTTCATCTCCTGTTCGGTGTAGAAGGTCGAAAGTGTGCCGTGCCAGACGACCAGGATGTCGCGCATGGTGGTCATCGACGAAATCATCGGCAGCATCTGCGCCCGCATCTCCGGCAGGAGCCGGGTGAGGACGTCCAGGTCCGTGACGAGGCCCTCCAATTTCTGGCTCAGCTGGTCGATGTTGTCGAAGGTGTCGAACACCGACCGGATGGCCCAGCAGGCGGGGATGTCGTAGCAATGTCTTTCCCAGTAGAAATAGCTGCCGATGGGCCGCAGGAAATCCGATAGGTCCGCCAGGTGATCCCTGATGGTGTCGGTGATGTCCGACATGTCGTGGGTGAGGTGATCCATGTCGACGGTGTTGTCGACGATTTCGCCCATGATTTGGTACATGCGCTGCATCGTTGCGATCGATACATCCATCGCGCGCTCCTGGACGACCATGTCGTCCAGTCGGTCCTTCGTGAATTGCATGTTCTCGGCATTCATCACGGCTTGCATGCTGATGATGAAAGGAATCGAAGTCTGTTTGATGGACGTTCCCAGGGGCCGGGTTATCGACGTCACCTGGGCGATTCCGGGGCTGTGAAAGACGGCTTTCGCGATCTTGTCCAGGACCAGCATGTCCACCGGATCCCGCATGTCGTGATCGGATTCGATCAAAAGCACCTCGGGGTTCAGCCGGGCCGGCGAGAAGTGCCGAGCCGCGGCCGCAGCCCCGACATTGGACGGCATGCCGGCGGACATGAACCTGCGCAGATCGTAAGTCGTCGTGTAATTCGGCAGGGCCAGCAGGCCGACCGACGCCACCAGGCAGGTCCCCACGAGCACCGGGCCGGGCCAGCGGACGATCGCGGTGCCCACGCGGCGCCACCGCCGTGTGTTCAGCCTCCGCCTGGGGTCGAAGAACCCGAAGAAGCTGGCGACGGTGAGCGCCGCGGGTCCGAGCGTGAGCGCGGCGAGGACCGCGACCAACATGCCCACCGCGCAGGGCGGGCCGAGCGTCCTGAAGTACGGCAGCCGGGCAAGGCTCAGGCATGACATGGCGCCGGCGATGGTCAGGCCCGAGCCCAGGATCACGTGCGCGGTCCCACGAAACATGCTGAAGAACGCGGCATTCCGGTCTTCGCCCGCGTAGCGCGCCTCGTGGTAACGGCCGAGCATGAAAATCGCGTAGTCCGTGCTGGCGGCGATCGCCAGCAGGGTAAGCAAGTTCGTTGCGAAGGTCGAAAGGCCGAAAACGTTGTGATACGCGAGAAAGGCGACGACCCCGCGAATCGCCCCCAGCTCGATGCCGACCATGACCAGAACGAGAACCATGGTGACCACGGATCGGTAGATGAAGAGCAACATCACCGCGATCACCGAGGTGGTGATCAGGGTGACCTTGGCCACGCTCTCGTCGCCGGCCTCAGTCTGATCGGCGATCAGCGCGTACGGACCGGTGACGTATGCCTTGAGCCCGCGTGGCGC
This genomic interval from Mycobacterium sp. SMC-2 contains the following:
- a CDS encoding RND family transporter yields the protein MITRFAVPIVLLWLGLTAFLNIAIPQLEVVGKAHSVSLSPKDAAAVQAIMRVGQLFHEFDSNNRVTIVLEGDKPLDNDAHRFYNELMRKLSADTGHVAHIQDFWSDPLTAGGAQSPDGKAAYVVVYLVGTNETQAYDSVHAVRHIVDSTQAPRGLKAYVTGPYALIADQTEAGDESVAKVTLITTSVIAVMLLFIYRSVVTMVLVLVMVGIELGAIRGVVAFLAYHNVFGLSTFATNLLTLLAIAASTDYAIFMLGRYHEARYAGEDRNAAFFSMFRGTAHVILGSGLTIAGAMSCLSLARLPYFRTLGPPCAVGMLVAVLAALTLGPAALTVASFFGFFDPRRRLNTRRWRRVGTAIVRWPGPVLVGTCLVASVGLLALPNYTTTYDLRRFMSAGMPSNVGAAAAARHFSPARLNPEVLLIESDHDMRDPVDMLVLDKIAKAVFHSPGIAQVTSITRPLGTSIKQTSIPFIISMQAVMNAENMQFTKDRLDDMVVQERAMDVSIATMQRMYQIMGEIVDNTVDMDHLTHDMSDITDTIRDHLADLSDFLRPIGSYFYWERHCYDIPACWAIRSVFDTFDNIDQLSQKLEGLVTDLDVLTRLLPEMRAQMLPMISSMTTMRDILVVWHGTLSTFYTEQEMNSKDPGAMARDFDAAQVDDSFYLPQSAFDNPDFKRGLSMFLSPDGKAARFIVSLDGDPATPEGITRVEPIQQAAREAMKGTPMQGAAIAIGGVAATFKDLQEGATYDLLIAAVAAISLIMIIMMIVTRSLIAAAVIVGTVLLSLGSSFGLSVLLWQDILGKDLYWLVLAMSVMLLLAVGSDYNLLLISRLKEEIGAGLNTGIIRAMAGTGGVVTAAGMVFAVTMSLFVFSDLQIIGQIGTTIGLGLLFDTLIVRSFMTPSIAALLGRWFWWPHPVRPRPASQMLRPYAARRLVRALLLTPAEESPPTALP